The DNA region GTCCTATGTATAAATACTCGAATGTTTCCTTTAACGAGACACACAGAAAATTACTCAACAAATAGTTAtataaaaattggaaaaaattgAATACTTCAAAGGCAAATGATGCATTCagcctttttattttcattccatggatacatataaaaattatatacccTTAAAAGTCATGTTGCAATAAAATAACAACTATATTTCATGGGAGAGAAAATGCAAGTTGTATTTAATTAGAGGGAAAACCCAAAAGGAAGAACAATTTGTAATCTGTTTCATGTAAACTATAAAATATATACTAGGTAAATTTTTTcctagtttatatatttattttatttcatcatatatCAAAGATGATCAAAGATCAATCACCACAGCCATTTTTATTAAGACAATCGGAAGACGGTTTAAGTTTTAAGACTAAAAAGGAAAATACCAAAAGCACGCCATTCTTTAAATTCAAGTTATGAGAATTCAAAGCAACCAACATATATCTTAGTTGCAGGCATCAGGGTTAGCCAAGAGGTAAGCTTCAACAGCCTTGTAAACTCCTTCACTCCCTTTGATTTGAGCCTTGATCTCATCTTCAGTGATCACATAGTCGCCAACAGTGTAAAATTTCATCGAGCTCTTGCAAAGGCTTCCTCCACCTGCAGCTGCCTCAAACTTGTTGTCATAGCTGATTTTCTCAAGCTTGTCCCCCAAAGGTCCACCTTCGATCAAACTATAACTGTATGACAAATTCTTGTCGTCATGTCCTCCAATCTGGTGCTTCATATATTGGAATGGAAGGCCTACACAAATAAATACTTGTTATCAAACATACTCTCATAAAAACACATTTACAGAAAAGAGCAATTAAAGAACTAACCTTCAGCAAAGTTGATCTTTACGATACTTCCAGGGCCAGGATTAGCTTCAACCTCAACACTCTTGACTGCCTGAGGAGCAGCCTTGGGCCAAACCTTGTCAGCTTCAAGAGAAAAAGCCTTGAAAAGCCTGGCAGGGGCGACTGGAGAGGTAGACTCATAGTTATAAGTGACAACACCCATGATTCTAATATTACTTGGGAGTTTTTGAgttgaaggaagagaagaaaggGATGACTAAATGAATGTTTGAGATGTGGGATAGTGGAGGCCTAACATGCTATTTATAGATTTAACTTGAAGCTTAAGAACTTTATTATTCTCATTTTTTAATTGGATTAAATCTAATTTTCAATGAATTGATGCTAGTCAAAATAAGCATCCCATTGATGACTCCAAATTTTGTAGCAGATTGTGTTCTACTTATTCATGTTCAACCTATTGTGTTGACAGATATACTTAggattcaattaaattaatttgatgcATTGACGATTTTTATCAGCattcattaattattattttttttaaattcaaaatttaatgggttagttgtatttttttttaatataatgaaaaTGACATTGCAATAACACTTCTTAGAAAAATAACCAAGTTATCATTCCAACTCTACTGCTCAGAAGCAGTTCCAATACTCTGGTGTTTGCTATTCGGAATTGCCACTACTTTATTAGACTCGATATGAATTTGGGAATTTATTAAAGTTACCATAGAGTTTATTGAATCTGAAAGAGAGACCTTGGTATTTTTAACAGTCTTAAAACGCTCACCACGATATTTAATGGTATTATTAAGAACCCAACCTTTCCTCATAACAGTGCCTGCTTTCCCAACTGTCCAACGTAGTTTTCAAATTGAAATACCATATTTAGAATT from Gossypium hirsutum isolate 1008001.06 chromosome A04, Gossypium_hirsutum_v2.1, whole genome shotgun sequence includes:
- the LOC107915337 gene encoding pathogenesis-related protein STH-2, with product MGVVTYNYESTSPVAPARLFKAFSLEADKVWPKAAPQAVKSVEVEANPGPGSIVKINFAEGLPFQYMKHQIGGHDDKNLSYSYSLIEGGPLGDKLEKISYDNKFEAAAGGGSLCKSSMKFYTVGDYVITEDEIKAQIKGSEGVYKAVEAYLLANPDACN